GCACCTGGAAACCGTCCGCGGCAACACCGCGGCGACCCGCAACATCCGGCTCGCCGCGATCCGTTCGTTCTTCCGCTACGCGGCCCTACGGGCGCCCGAGCACGCGGCGGTGATCCAGCGGGTGCTGGCGATCCCGCCCAAACGCTTCGACCGGGCCATCGTCAACTACCTGACCACCACGGAGACCGACGCCCTGGTCGCGGCACCGGACCGCACCACATGGACCGGACGGCGCGATCACGCCCTGCTCCTGACCGGTATCCACACCGGACTGCGGGTCAGCGAGATGACTCGGCTCACGCTCCAGGACGTCCATCTGGGCTCCGGCCCTCACCTGCGCTGCCACGGCAAGGGACGCAAGGACCGGTGCACCCCGCTGACCAGCGACACCGTCAAGGTGCTCAAGACCTGGCTGAAGGAACGAGGCGGCGAGCGAGGCGATCCGCTGTTCCCGAGCCGCCGCGGCACCCCGCTCAGCCGGGATGCCGTCGAACACCTCGTCACCAAGCACACCCGGACCGCCGCAGTCACCTGCCCGTCGCTGGCCGACAAGCACGTCACCCCCCACACCCTGCGGCACAGCACCGCGATGGCACTCCTTCACGCGGGAGTTGACGTCTCCGTGATCGCCCTCTGGCTCGGCCACGAATCAACCGAAACCACGCAAATCTATCTGCACGCCGACATGAGCATCAAAGAACGAGCGCTCGCGCGCACGGCTCCCGCCGGCAGCACCCCCGGACGTTTCACTGCTCCGGACAACCTGCTGGCGTTCCTCCAGACACTTTGAGTTGGAGGACACGGGTTATGCCGACCACTCCGAAGCAGGCACACAGCTCGTCATGCTGTCGCCGCCGCAGTCGGCATAACCCGGCACACGGCATAAGCGGATGACTTTCTGATCGCTGTGACCGGGACCCGTCGCCTGATCGGTGTCACTGCGGCGGCAGCACGGCGCCGCCCGCCTCGGAGAAGACCCTGGCCCAAGGCGATCGCAGCTCCCGTACGCAGGGCGCTCAGTACGGGGGCTCGTGGAGCGGGAGCTGCCGGAGACGGTCGCAGGCACCCCCGACGCGTTCGGGGTCGGGCCGGGAGGCTGTGCGCCTCGTGCCGCACCAGGTCAACGGGGAGATGCCGCGGTCGGTCCCCGGGTCCGTCCCGTCGGCCCCGGACCACGCACGACGACGCGGCCCCGGCAGCCCGACCGGCGACGGCCTCGTCCTTGCGCGCCGGGTGGTTCGCCGACGGCATGACGTCAGGCACGACACCACTGCGCTGAGCTTCCGAGGCCCGACTGCGGCCGGACCGTCGGGAGCTCAGCGGCCCTGTACGGCAAGCCGCCCATCACCGTCCGGAGCGTTGGCCGGCCGTGCGGAAGCCTCTCTGGTTCTTGCGGCCCAGTGCGCCGTCGGCGACAAAGTTCTCCAGGAGGGCGGCCGGTTTCTGCTCCGGGCGGTCCAATTGGTCGTACAGGCGGTGCTGAATGGCCAGAGAGACGTCCAGCCCGATCGTGTCAAGGAGGGCGAAGGGACCCATGGGGTAGCCGTAGCCGTTCTGGACGGCGGTGTCGATGGCCTCGATGTCGGTGCCGGGGCGTTGCAGCAGATCGACCGCCGCGACGAGGTAGGGAAAGAGCAGGCAGTTGACGATGAAGCCGGCTCGGTCGGGACAGGCGACCGTGGTCTTCCCCAGCCCGGTCGCGAAGGCCCGGGCGCCGGCCAGTGCCTCGTCGCAGGTGCCGTCGGCACGGACCAGTTCGACGAGTCGCATGACGGGCGCCGGGTTGAAGAAGTGCATGCCGACGACATCGGCAGGCCGCCCGGCAGCCTCCGCGCAGGCGGTCACAGACAGGCTGGACGTGGTGGTCGCCAGGATGGCTTCCGGTTTGGCCGACGCGCCAAGCCGGGTGAAGAGCTGGCGCTTGACGTCGAGGTCCTCCGCCACCGCCTCGACGATCAGATCGCAGTCCGCGGCGGCTTCCAGGTCCGTGGCAGAGCTGAGCAACGGCAGGGCCGCGGCCTTCTGCCCAGGGGTCATTCGGCCTCGGCGGACGGCGCGGGTCAGAGAGTCGGAGATCGCCGCGAGGGCGATCTCGGCCTTCTCCGGGCTGCGCGCCACCAGCACGGTGGGATGCCCCGCGGTCGCCGTGACCTCCGCGATGCCGCGCGCCATGACACCGGAGCCCAGGACCGCGACCGTATGCACCGGGCGCCCGACGGGGGCGGTGTGGCCCACGGGCGTGTCCCGTGACGTTCCGCCCTCGCCGTCGTAGGTGTACAAGCCCGCGGCGGTCTTCCGTCCCAGGCGCCCGGATTCGACCAGACGGGTCAACAGCGGAGCGGGGGCGAAGGAGGCGTCGCCCGTGCGCTCGTGCAGGGCCGTCAGGGTTGCGTGGGCCGTGTCCAGCCCGAGGGTGTCCAGCAGTTGCAACGGCCCGGTCGGCAGACCGCAGCCGAGCCGCATCGCGGTGTCGATGTCGTCGCGGGTGGAGTGACCGGCGTCCAGGAAGGCCACGGACTGGTTCAGATAGGCCATCACGAGCGCGGTGGCGTCCTCGGCCGGTCCGGCGCCGATCTCGACCCGGGTCAGGCCCAGTTCGGCGATCAGCGCGTCCGCGACATCCACGGTGGACGGGGAAGTCAGCGTTGTGGGCGCCGGCTCCACCGCCCCTCCGGGGCAGGGAGGAACGAGGAAGCGCAGGCCCGAGACCGACTCCGGCCGACCGGACACGATGGCGAGCTGCGGGATGGAGAGAGCGGAGGTCGTCGTGAGCACCGGGGCCCCCGAAACTTCGCCGATACGACGCAGAACGTCCGTCTTGACGGCCAGGTCGTCGGAGACGGCCTCGATCACCACGGTGGCGTCCGCGAGCTCCGCCATGTCGTCCGTGAGGACGACCGGCGGCTCCACCGCGTCCTCGGCGAGGGTCTTGAGGTGGTTGCCGACCCGGACAAGGACGTCGAGGTCGGTGTCAACGGCCACGATGCGATGGCCGGCCCGGATGGCCAGGCGCAGAAATGCCTCGCCGACCGTGCCGAGGCCGACGATGCCGGTGACGGGTCGCGGATCGCCGGTGGGCGGTTGCAGATCGCTGCCGAGTGCGTACTGATCGGTCGTCATGGCGGTCCTCAGTCCTTCTGCTCTCGGAAGCGATTGATGGCGTCGACGTGCCGGGCACGCAGTTCGTGGTCGCGCACACCGAGGCCCTCCTGCGGGGCCAGGCAGAGGATGCCGACCTTGCCCTGGTGAAGGTTGGCGTGGACCTCGTACGCCCCCTGCGCAGCCTCCTCCAGCGGGTAGACCTTCGACAGAGTCGGGTGGACCTTGCCTTTGGCGACGAGCCGGTTGGCCTCCCATGCCTCCCGGTAGTTGGCGAAGTGCGAGCCTACGATGCGCTTCAGCGACATCCACAGATAGCGGTTGTCGAACTCGTGCATGTACCCGGACGTGGACGCGCAGGTGACCACCGTGCCGCCCTTGCGCGTCACGTACACCGACGCGCCGAACGTCTCCCGGCCCGGGTGCTCGAAGACGATGTCGGCGTCCTCGCCGCCGGTGAGCTCCCGAACGCGCTTGCCGAACCGCTTCCACTCCTTGGGGTCCTGGGAGCGTTCGTCCTTCCAGAACCGAAAGCCCTCGGCGTTGCGGTCGATGACCGCCTCGGCCCCCATGGAGTGGCAGATGGCCGCCTTCTGCGGCGACGAGACCACACATATGGGGTTCGCGCCCCCGGCGAGCGCCAGTTGGGTGGCGTACGAACCGAGCCCGCCGCTCGCGCCCCAGATCAGCACGTTGTCACCCTGCTTCAGCTGTGCGCCGTTGCGGGAGACCAGCTGTCGGTAGGCGGTTGAATTGACCAGCCCCGGAGAGGCGGCCTCCTCCCAGGTCAGATGCTCCGGTTTGGGCATCAGCTGGTTGGACTTCACTAGCGCCAATTCGGCGAGGCCGCCGAAGTTGGTCTCGAAGCCCCAGATGCGCTGCTCGGGGTCGAGCAGCGTGTCGTCGTGGCCGTCGGGGCTCTCCAGCTCGACGGACAGACAGTGCGCCACGACCCGGTCGCCGGGGCGCCACCGGTTCACGCCGGGCCCGGTGCGCAGCACCACGCCTGCCAGGTCGGAGCCCAGCACGTGGTAGGGCTGGTCGTGGCGTCTGGCCTGCTCGCTGAGGCGTCCGTAGCTTTCCAGGAACCTGAAGGTGGGTATCGGCTCGAAGATCGAGGACCATACCGTGTTGTAGTTGATGGCACTCGCCATTACGGCGATCAGGGCCTCACCGGGTCCCGGCCGCGGCGTCGGGATCTCCTGTACCCGGAGGGATTTACGAGGATCCTTCTCCTTTGAGTCCATGCCCTCGAATATCGAGGTGTTCTCCCGGAGCACCGCATTGCCCCGGTAGTGGTCAGGCAGGCGCAGACCCGTCACATCCCGCGAGGCGACATCCTCGGAGAGGAGAGCGCCGATGATCTCGTCCATATGCCATCCCGTGACGTGTCGAGTGAATCAGTCCATCACCGTTGCGGACGAATTCTCCAGCCGGCGATGAAGGCGCTCCCGCGAGACGGTGGCCGCCGAATTGCGTCCGTCGCAGGGCGCGTCTCTGCCCGCGTGGGCCAACGGATCGGCCGCCGTTCTCGTCCGGCAGCCGATCGGAACCAAGAATCCGATGCGACATCAGATTTCCTGCCTTTTCAGAGGGAGAGCAGGCAGCCGGCATCCGTCGCAACCGCGGAGTTCCCTTGCGGCGATCATGCCGATATAACTGGTGCCGGTCAATCACGCGTTGCCGATGGTGTGGATCGATGGAATGGGTGAACAGTCCGTTTCCATCCGGTCGGAAGGGGGCAGTTAGGCTGGAGGGCGGATCCGAACGTGAAGAAACTCCTGGCGGACTGATTCACGATCAAGATCGTCCATTGCGCCGGGCCGAAGGGGCTTGATCGGCTGGGTTGCGCAACGGCCGCTCCGGGATTTCATGAGTGCGTTGTCCAGGGCATCACCGACGGTGTCGGCCAAGGCGTCCGTGCTGATGCGCAGAAGGTACGCAGTGAGCGCGCCTCGGGCCAGCGGGACTTCGGGCGCGGTCGCGACGCCACAGGGCCATGTCGAGGGTGCGAGCACCAGCTCGGTCAGGGCGGGCACGGCCTCGGCCTGCCGAGCGGGACGGCCTTGACCGGTTCGGGCTGCGGGCTGGGATGGAACGGGCCGGCCGGGGCGGCCATCTCCAGAGCCGGATGCGGGCGGAGGCGATCGTATGTTTGAATCCTGCCCTCCTTGATGGGAGGGGATTCCTGGCTCAGGCGGCCATCTGGGACAGCGCCCCACACGGTCTTACGCCCTCGGCACCAGCCGGGTTGAGACCAGCCCGGACGAGCGTCACGCGGGCGGGGAGTTCTTGTCTCTCGGAGAGGAGCTTCCGCATGCGGTACAGGTGTAGGTGCACGTCCCCAGCGGCAGTGCGTGCTTGGCCCTCGCTCCGCAGTGCGCGCAGTCCATCGTGGTGTGCGCGGGGTGGACCAGATGCACGGTGCGTCCGTGCTTGCGGCCCATGGTGGTCCTGGCGAGGAACTTCGGCTTGAAGTCCTCGACGGCCAGCGCGTCATGGTCGTGGACAACGGACTTGGCCCATTTGCGGCCGGTGCCCAGGCGCCGGCGGGCGACCTTCTTGTGCGCCTTGGCGCGCAGCCGCTTCGCCTCGCGGTAACCCTTCGATCCGGCCTGCCCCTTCTTCTGCCCGCGGCGCGCCATCATCCGGTCGTACCGGGTTAGTTTCGCCTCTGCCTTCCTGCCATGCTCGGCGTGCGGGAGGTCGTGGGATTCGGAAGTCGTGGTCGCGGTCTCCTTCACGCCCCAGTCCATACCGATCACCGCACCGGTTTCCGGCAGCGGCTCGACAGCGGCGGGGACAACGAAACTGGCGTACCAGTGGCCGGTACTGTCCTGGTAGACGCGGACGCTGGACGGGGCGGCGGGCAGCTCCCGCGACCACACCATGGTCAGAGCGATCCCGCCCGCCAGGTGCAGCTCTCCGCCCTTCAGCCGGAAACCGCGCCGGGTGCGGTTGAGGGTGGGCGGCGCCTCGCGGCACTGTCACGGGATGCGGTTCCTCCCCGGCGCGAACGCCGGAGCCTCCTCGCAAGAGACCTGGTGAAGTCGGTGTCCTCGCAGTGGCGCTGCGGAACACCGATCGGGGAAGATGACGTGTGAACACTCCCCCTATTCGTGGTCAAGGCTTCGACAACCTTGGTCATCAGGGGCACGCTCTCGTTGCCGAACCGGGCGAACCACATGGAGGGCCCGTATAGGTGATCGGCCCGTCCCGTCAACCGAGAACGCGTCGCCCCTGTACCCAATTCCTCGATCCACATCATCGATAATGTGTGATTGATCAACGCCGACTATGTCGGCATGCTCGCAGTATGGGGACTCCGCAGAAAGTTCCGTCAGAGCTTTGCTCCGCAGCGACCAAAGCGCGCCCTCCCCATTATCCGGGAGGGGTTGACGTGAAGGGTGTCGATGATCACGCACATAGCTCTCTTCAAACTCAAGGACGGTTTCGAGCGGTGCTCGCCAGCCGTCGTTGAAGCCGAGAAATCCGCCAAGGATGTCTGCCGCAACGTGCCCGAACTTCTTACCTGGCGCACAGGTTGGAACACGGTCGACCGCGACATCTCCTACGATTTCGCCGTCATCGGCATATTACCCAACTTGGCGGCATTGGAAAAATATCAGGCCAATCCTTTCCATCGCCTCTCGGTGGAGCGTTGGCGGGCCATCTCCGACTGGGTGGTAATTGACCTGAACGACGCGTGAACCACCGCTTTCCGAGTCGAACTATTGGAGGCCTGGATGTTCACCCAGTACGACCCCGAGGCGGGGGCTCTCGCAAGCGAGCTGCGCGACCAGTTCGACAGCTTTGCTGCAGGTGACTGGGATACGGAGAAGCTGAAGTCCCATCAGACGCAGCGGCTGCGCGAAGTCGTGGCATATGTGCGGGCCAGATCTCCCTTCTACCAGGAGAAACTGGCGGCTCTCGCAGACGATGAGATTTCCACGCTGAGCATCGACGACCTGCGGGGCCTTCCGTTCACCACCAAGGAAGACCTGAGGAAAGCCCAGTTCGATATTCTGTCTCTGCCGGTCTCCCGGGCCTGGGTCTTCTACGAGACCACCGGCACGACCGGAGCGGCGACGCCGTGCCCGCGGACGAACTCCGATTCCATTCACAACAACACAGTCCTTACCGCGTACTATCGCGACATTCTCGCCCCGTACGGGGACCGCCAGGTCATCGGCGTCTCGGGTCCGACCGAACTGCACGCGACCGGGGACACCTTTGGCGACGTCTGCCGCAATCTGGGCCACGGGATTGCCAAGATGTGGCCGCGCTCTCCGATGGTCGGCTTCGAACGCGCACTGGGGGTCATGCGTCTCCTGCCCGTGACCGGGCTGTTCTGCACTCCGGGCATGGCCATGAACCTTGCCCAGGAGGCGGTGGACGCAGGGTTCGACCTCAAACGGGACTTCTCACTCGACGTACTGATGCTCACAGGCGAGTTGATGTCGCCCAGTCTGCTGCGGAACATCGGCGAGCTGTGGGGTGCCGAGGCGCGCAACTGCCTCTACGCCTCGCAGGAGGCGTCGGTGCTCGCGGCGGCCAGCGCGGACGGCTCGCTGCGCACCGCCCCCCTGATCAACTACTACGAGGTGATCGAGCCAGAGGGCACAGAGCCGGTGGCTCCGGACGCGGATGGGGTTCGATGCGGCGAACTCGTCGTGACGAACCTTTACCTGGGAGCCAAACCGCTCGTCAGGTACCGCACCGGCGACATGGTCCGGATGACCGACCCCGGCTCTGAAGCCGCTGTACCGGCCCCGGCACTGGAAGCTGTCGGACGAGTACACGACCGGCTCCGCCTCAACGGGCATCTCGTCAGCGGATACGACCTCGAAGACCTGCTGCTGCGCCGGTTCCGAGGCTATCTGAACTACCAGATCACCGTGGATCGAGAGGGCCTCGGTAGGGACACATTGTCGCTGACCTTGGAAACCGGCCCGGACGGCGGCCACGCGGACGCCGTCGAAGAGGCCATCGAGGACTGCCACTGGGAGCTGGACACCGCTCTGACGGTCAAGTCCGGTTCTGTCGGCCTCATCGCGAGCACGGGTGCCATGGTGAGCTGGAAAGCTGCCCGGGTCGTGGACCTGCGTGCCCAGTCCTCGATCGAGAATACGTCGGCCGAGCGCATCGCGGCGGCGAGGGCCCGGTGACCACCCATCACCCTGACCACGCCACAACCGGCTCAGACAGCCGCACGCCGGCGAACACGCTTGGCGTATGGGCCTACGACCGCGGCGAGTTCGTCTCGGCGGCCGAGCCACGCCTGCCGTTGTCCACTCAGGCGCTGCACTACGGCACCGGCACCTTCGAGGGCATCCGCGCCTACCGTTCCGACCGGGGGCTTCAGCTGTTCAGGGTGCGCGAGCACTACGAACGCATGCTCCGTGCCTGCCGGATCCTGCGCATCACCGACATCCCCACCGAGGTCGAGGAACTCATCGGCATCACCGTTGAGCTGATCCGGCGCAACCACCACGACGGCGACGTCTACGTGCGGCCGCTGGCGCACAAGCTCGCCCTGCATCCCGACACGCCTCCCGGCGTCTCGCTGTCGGGCGTCTCCGACGGGCTGTCCATCACCACGTTCGGCTTCCCGCCCTACGGAATCGCGAAGCCGGCGCGCTGCGGACTCAGCTCCTGGCGACGCCCGCCCCGCGACACCCTGCCCACCCAGCACAAGATCACCGGCGGTTATGTGACCAGCGCGCTGGCCTCTGACGAGGCCTGTGCCGCCGGGTTCGACGACGCGCTTCTTCTGGACAACTCCGGACACGTGGCCGAAGCGACCACCGCGAACGTCTTCGCCGTGGCCGCCGGCCGGGTACTGACCCCTCCCGACACGAGCGACATACTGCCCGGCATCACAAGGGACACCTTGATCACGCTGTGCCGGGAGTCCGGTACGGAGGTCATCGAGCGTGCGCTCAGCCCGTCAGACGTGTTCACCGCCGACGAGGTCTTCCTCTCCTCGACAGGCAAGGGCGTGGTCCCCGTCGTCTCCCTCGCAGGCCGGGCCATCGGAAACGGCGCCGCCAGCGAGGTCACCCACCGGCTCGCCGCACTCTACGACGCGGTCACGCGGCATGCCGACGGACCCCACCCAGAATGGCGCTTTCCCGTGGACCCTCCGGAGACCCGCTCCACCCCCACCATGCATCATCCCCAGCCCTCAGGGAGAAAAGCATGACGCTGTGGAGCTTCACGGCCCTGCTGCGCGACTCCGACCGAGTGTCGGCCGTAGGCACTCTCGGACCGCCCGGCACAAGCAGCGAGGCCGCCGCCGGACACTTCATACGCCTGTCCGGATCCGACAGCCCGCAGCCCGCCATCCACCTTTTCGACACCTATGAGGAAGCGGGAGCCGCTCTCCGCACCGACCACGTCACCCATCTGATCGTGGCCAACGCCTACAGTGCGGTCAACCAGTTCTACATGGACCCCTGCCTGGCACTGACGAACGTGTTCGTGATGGACACCCCGCTGTACGGCATCGCCGCGCCCCACAACGACGGCCCGGTGCCGGACTCACCCACCATCGCGACTCACCCCGCACCCGAACCGATCATCGGCCAGCTGCTGTCCCCCAAACACTCCACCTACAAGGTGATCCACTCCACCTCGACCAGTGCCGCCGCCCAGGCGGTCACCGACGGCATCGCCGATCTCGCGCTCACCACCGTTCCCTCAGCCGAACGGCACGGCCTGGAATTCATCTCCGCCACCCGCCCCATCCTGATGGTCTGGTCGGTGTTCACCCGGACCCAGCCGGCCGCCGCGACGGCATAAGCACCATGGCACACGAAACGAGCCAGGAAGGGACTCCATGCTGCTGCTGAGCGGAGACCAGGTACGAGAGGCGTTCCCGGTGGCGGAGGCGTATCGGGTGGTGACCGATGTGATGCGCCGCTACAGCGCCGGGGAAGTCGTCCAGCCCGTACGCACGGTCCTGTCCTCAGGACAGGACACGTCGCTGTTCGCCGTCATGCCCTGCCATGTCAGCGGCGAGCCCGACTCCGGCTACGGCATGAAGGCCGTGCTCCACGCGCCCGGCAACTCGGCACGGGGACTGCCCACGCACGTAGGCGTGGTGGTCGTGTTCGACCCCGAGACCGGTCAGCCACTGGCCATGATGGAAGGGGCAGCGGTGACCGCGCTGCGTACGGCCGCCGCGTCCGCCGTCGCCACCGACGCGCTGGCCCTGCCGGACGCCGGTGACCTGGCCCTGATCGGTGCCGGCACCCAGGCCCGCAGCCACCTCCTCGCCCTCGCCGAGGCCAGGGAGTTGCGCCGGGTACGGCTGTGGAACCGCGGCGCGGCGCGCGCCGCGGAATTCGTCACATGGGCGCGTACGAAAGCCGGCATCACCGTCGAGCTGACGGACACCGCCGCCCAGGCGCTGCACGGCGCGGACCTGGTGTGCACGACGGTGGACACAGCCGAGCCCCTGGTCCACGCCGAGCACCTGGCCGAGGGAACGCATGTCAACGCGGTCGGCTCCTCCGTACCCGGCAAACGCGAACTCGACGCCGCGGCAGTGGCATCCTGCACAGTCTTCGTCGACAGCAGAGAAGGCGCCCTGCGCGAGTCCTCCGAACTCGCCGCCCCCATCGAGAACGGCCTGGTACCGGCCGACCGGCCACTGCCCGAGATCGGCGAGGTACTGCTGGGCAAACACCCCGGCCGCATAGACCCCACCGAACGCACGCTCTACAAATCACTGGGCATGGCGGCCCAGGACGTCGCATCCGGCTTCGCCATCGTACGGGCCGCCCAGCGCCTCGGCATCGGCACCGTGGCCGACTTCACCTGCTGAGCCCCCGGAATTGAAGGAGTCTGCTCATGACCGCGCTGCTGATCGGCAACGTCGGAATCATCGGCGACCTAGAACGCATGGCGGAATACCGTGCGAAGGTACTCCGCACACTGGAACTCTACGGCGGCGGATTCATGATCCGCGGCGGTGAGTTCGAAGTCCTGGAAGGCGACTGGAAACCCACACACATGTCAGTCATGGCATTCCCCACGGCCGACCAGGCCCGCCAGTGGTACGCCTCACCCGAGTACCGCGCCATCGTCCCCCTGCGTGACGGCACCCACATGGACCTCGTCCTCGTGGAGGGCGAGTGACCACAACCCCAGCGACCCCGAGTGCACGGCCCTTCTCCCAGGTCGACGTATTCACCGACAAGCCCCTCCTCGGCAACCCCGTCGCAGTCGTCCTCGACGGCGACGGGATCACCGACACGGACATGGCCCGGCTCGCGAACTGGACCAACCTCTCCGAGACAACCTTCCTGCTGCCGCCCTCCTCCGACAGAGCCGACTACAGACTGCGCATCTTCACGCCAAGCAGCGAGATCCCCTTCGCCGGACATCCCACACTCGGCTCCGCCCACGCATGGCTGGAGGCGGGAGGCACCCCGAGAACACCCGGAAAACTCGTCCAGGAATGCTCACTCGGGCTGATCGACATTCGGCGGTCCGACAGCGGTCTGAGCTTCCGCGCGCCCGACCTCAAGCGCGAGGGTCCACTGGATTCCGCGCATCTCGACCGGATTGTTCGGGGGCTCGGTATCAGCCGCGAGCGGATCGTCGCCCATCAATGGGTGGACAACGGGCCAGGCTGGGCCGCCGTGCAACTGGCCACCGCCGAGGAGGTCCTGGCGTTGGACCCGGACAACCGTCACATGGGCGACCTGATGCTCGGCGTGGTCGGCGCCTACCCCGAGGGCTCGCCGCTCTCGTTCGAGGTCCGAGCCTTCGCCATGCCCGCTGGGGTACGCGAGGATCCGGTGACCGGCAGTCTGCACGCCGGTATCGCCCAGTGGCTCATCCGCACCGGCGCCGCCCCCCGCCTCTACCGCGTCGGCCAGGGTAGCCGTCTCCATCGGCAGGGCGTGGTGACTGTCGAGGCCCACGAAGACGAGGTGTGGGTCGGTGGCCGCTCCCTCACCTGTGTGCGTGGCACTGTCGATGTGTGATCCTCGATCCATCACGTGACGGCCTGCCCGTTGACGGGGATCCGGGATGAGGTGCGTGCTGACCTGCGGTGACAGGAGCTCCTACGCTGCCACCGCGCTCGATCGGCAGGGCGCCTCCGGAGCGGAAGTCCCCCCACAGGCCCGCGGACCTGTTCGCCTCGCCAAACCATGTCGGCGGACATGGCTGCGGGACGCTCTCCGGAAAGGCGGGGCCGACGATGCAGAAGCGGGCGCGACGGACCGCGACGTCGGTCACACCCCCGCCTCCGCCGCGACGGCCCCCGAGCCGACGGCCTGTCGACAGTTCACCGGATCCCCGCCGGTGCGCATCGCGCCATCGAGCAGTGCGGCGACCACCGGCCCTCGGCGCCAGCCACTGTGCGGGCACAGCCAGCCCGAGAGCTGCGGCACGCTCGGCCTGCTGCTGACCGTGCTGGTCACCGCCGCCAGCCGGCGGCAGGGTTCAAGGCCGTGTCCTGTGGCAAGCGCGTCGATCAGGGCCCGGAGTGCGGTGGGCGGGTCCGGCGCGATGGCATCACGGGGCTGGGTGGGGGAGTGCGGGAGAGCGGTCTGCTGTCGGTGACTTGGGCACGCGAACAGCGTTTTCGGGTGAGTCGTTCATGGTAGTAGTTGACCGTCTGCAGGGGTTCCGGGAGGAGAAACATGACTCGGCATGAGTCCGCGGGTCGTCTGGGCGCGGAGTTCTTCGCTCCTGGAAGCTCCTTCACCGAGTTCGTCCGCGCCCACCGGCCGGAGCTGCTTAGCTTAGACCGGGCCCTCCCCGAAGGCGTTCAGGCCGCGCCAGACCAAGTGCCGCACGGCACAACGGTGTTGGCGCTCACCTACAGCGACGGAGTGATGATCGCCGGCGACCGCAGGGCGACGATGGGACACCTCATAACCCAGCGTGACCTGGAGAAGGTCCACCCGACAGACGACCACACGGCCGTCGCCTTTGCCGGCACTGTGGGCCTCGCGATCGACCTGGTGAAGCTGTATCAGGTCGAGTTGACGCATTTCGAGAAGATGGAGGGCATCCCCATGTCCCTCAATGCGAAGGCGACCAGGCTGGCCACGATGGTCCGACAGAACCTCGGCCAGGCCATGCAGGGGCTCGCCGTGGTTCCGCTGCTCGCCGGGTACGAGCAGTCCGCCCCCGAGGGAGAGCGCGGCCGGATCTTCGGTTTCGACGTCACCGGCGGTCCGTACGAGAAGCGCGACTTCTACGCCGAGGGCTCCGGATCGCCCTTCGCCCGGGGCGCGTTGAAAAAGCTGTACCGTCCGGGCATGTCCCGCCGTGACGCCGCCCTC
This portion of the Streptomyces sp. NBC_01750 genome encodes:
- a CDS encoding ornithine cyclodeaminase family protein, with protein sequence MLLLSGDQVREAFPVAEAYRVVTDVMRRYSAGEVVQPVRTVLSSGQDTSLFAVMPCHVSGEPDSGYGMKAVLHAPGNSARGLPTHVGVVVVFDPETGQPLAMMEGAAVTALRTAAASAVATDALALPDAGDLALIGAGTQARSHLLALAEARELRRVRLWNRGAARAAEFVTWARTKAGITVELTDTAAQALHGADLVCTTVDTAEPLVHAEHLAEGTHVNAVGSSVPGKRELDAAAVASCTVFVDSREGALRESSELAAPIENGLVPADRPLPEIGEVLLGKHPGRIDPTERTLYKSLGMAAQDVASGFAIVRAAQRLGIGTVADFTC
- a CDS encoding DUF1330 domain-containing protein, with the translated sequence MTALLIGNVGIIGDLERMAEYRAKVLRTLELYGGGFMIRGGEFEVLEGDWKPTHMSVMAFPTADQARQWYASPEYRAIVPLRDGTHMDLVLVEGE
- a CDS encoding PhzF family phenazine biosynthesis protein, yielding MTTTPATPSARPFSQVDVFTDKPLLGNPVAVVLDGDGITDTDMARLANWTNLSETTFLLPPSSDRADYRLRIFTPSSEIPFAGHPTLGSAHAWLEAGGTPRTPGKLVQECSLGLIDIRRSDSGLSFRAPDLKREGPLDSAHLDRIVRGLGISRERIVAHQWVDNGPGWAAVQLATAEEVLALDPDNRHMGDLMLGVVGAYPEGSPLSFEVRAFAMPAGVREDPVTGSLHAGIAQWLIRTGAAPRLYRVGQGSRLHRQGVVTVEAHEDEVWVGGRSLTCVRGTVDV
- the prcB gene encoding proteasome subunit beta, whose amino-acid sequence is MTRHESAGRLGAEFFAPGSSFTEFVRAHRPELLSLDRALPEGVQAAPDQVPHGTTVLALTYSDGVMIAGDRRATMGHLITQRDLEKVHPTDDHTAVAFAGTVGLAIDLVKLYQVELTHFEKMEGIPMSLNAKATRLATMVRQNLGQAMQGLAVVPLLAGYEQSAPEGERGRIFGFDVTGGPYEKRDFYAEGSGSPFARGALKKLYRPGMSRRDAALAALQALYDAADDDSATGGPDLSRRIFPIVAVITEDGFERLSAQETEALSREMVEQRWQQPNGPVASL